A single region of the Acidobacteriota bacterium genome encodes:
- a CDS encoding sodium:solute symporter: MTAGLDLFVFAAYVLAVIALGISLARRSRTARGFMIAGGALPGWAVGLSMFGTFLSSNTFIGVPGQAFGGNWNAFVFSLSLPVAAFLAARWWIPFYRRGGAVSAYDHLEGRFGRWARTYAVACYLLTQFARVGSILFGVALALNALTGWPVPWIILCTGIVVTIYTLVGGIEAVIWTDVIQSVVLTVGALIVVGLLILDAPGGWSGLLETAQAEGKFSLGSFAFDFTTSTFWVVLIYGLFINFNNFGIDQSYVQRYHVASSDRAAQQSVWLAAGLYLPVSAVFFFIGTGLFVVLQGQPEAAGVAADQAFPHYISTRLPGGAAGLLIAALFAAAMSSIDTSFNSSATVFLSDIYRTYVRPEPGPAGVEVEDLRVLRRATVGIGVLGTGAALLMIGAASLLDVWWTVSGIFAGGLLGLFALDRLAPRAGRAAAQAGVAVGVLVIVWMTVSPQLEGGLAVLRIPLHSYMITVIGTLTIFVVGLLMSRSRRTKGAAIG, encoded by the coding sequence GTGACGGCCGGCCTAGACCTCTTCGTATTCGCCGCCTACGTTCTGGCGGTCATCGCCCTCGGGATCTCGCTTGCCCGGCGGAGCCGGACCGCGCGCGGCTTCATGATCGCCGGCGGCGCGCTGCCAGGCTGGGCGGTGGGCCTGTCGATGTTCGGCACCTTCCTGTCCAGCAACACGTTCATCGGGGTTCCCGGGCAGGCGTTTGGCGGCAACTGGAACGCCTTCGTGTTTTCGCTGTCGCTGCCGGTGGCGGCATTCCTGGCGGCGCGGTGGTGGATCCCGTTCTACCGGCGGGGTGGCGCGGTATCGGCCTACGACCATCTGGAAGGCCGTTTCGGCCGCTGGGCGCGCACCTACGCCGTGGCCTGCTACCTGCTGACCCAGTTCGCGCGGGTGGGGTCCATCCTCTTCGGGGTGGCGCTGGCGCTGAACGCCCTGACGGGCTGGCCGGTGCCGTGGATCATCCTGTGCACCGGCATCGTCGTCACGATCTACACGCTCGTTGGCGGCATCGAGGCGGTCATCTGGACCGACGTGATCCAGAGTGTCGTGCTGACCGTCGGCGCGCTGATCGTCGTCGGCCTCCTGATCCTCGATGCGCCGGGGGGCTGGAGCGGACTGCTCGAGACGGCGCAGGCAGAAGGGAAGTTCTCCCTCGGCAGCTTCGCCTTCGACTTCACGACTTCGACGTTCTGGGTCGTGCTGATCTACGGGCTGTTCATCAACTTCAACAACTTCGGCATCGACCAGAGCTACGTCCAGCGCTACCACGTGGCCAGCAGCGACCGAGCGGCGCAGCAATCCGTGTGGCTGGCGGCCGGCCTCTACCTGCCGGTGTCGGCGGTCTTCTTCTTCATCGGCACCGGGCTCTTCGTGGTTCTCCAGGGGCAGCCCGAGGCCGCCGGAGTCGCCGCCGATCAGGCGTTCCCGCACTACATCTCGACCCGGTTGCCGGGCGGGGCCGCGGGTCTTCTGATCGCGGCGCTGTTCGCGGCTGCGATGAGCAGCATCGACACCTCCTTCAACAGTTCGGCCACGGTGTTCCTGTCGGACATCTACCGCACGTACGTACGGCCCGAACCGGGTCCCGCGGGCGTGGAGGTCGAGGACCTCCGCGTGCTCCGACGCGCCACGGTAGGCATTGGAGTGCTCGGCACGGGCGCGGCGCTGCTCATGATCGGCGCCGCCAGCCTGCTCGACGTCTGGTGGACCGTGTCCGGCATCTTTGCCGGTGGATTGCTGGGACTGTTCGCGCTCGACCGGCTGGCGCCGCGCGCGGGCCGCGCCGCGGCGCAGGCGGGGGTGGCGGTTGGCGTGCTGGTCATCGTCTGGATGACCGTTTCGCCACAGCTCGAAGGGGGTTTGGCCGTGCTGCGGATTCCGCTCCACAGTTACATGATCACGGTCATCGGTACGTTGACGATCTTCGTGGTGGGTCTTCTGATGTCGCGGTCGCGTCGGACGAAGGGCGCTGCGATAGGGTGA
- a CDS encoding exo-alpha-sialidase, giving the protein MSPRQRTGAVAAALAAMLTAPAAAENGVVLAEFIFNDAPHPECHASTIAETASGALVAAWFGGTAERNADVGIWFSGHGVDGWTAPVEVANGVQADGVRYPTWNPVLYQSPRNGVPLLLFFKVGPSPPEWWGMVMESDDDGRTWSEPRRLPDGILGPIKNKPITLADGSLLAGSSIEDAPDPPAWRAHFERSTDLGRNWTRTDRLAGKTATGEDFWIIQPTIFTLGGGELLAMFRSKQSRIAASRSADDGRTWGPIYATGLLNPDAGVDGLTLADGRHLLVYNHKVRIDGAWAGSRSRLNVALSDDGDTWDAALMLEDQDGEYSYPAVIQTGDGQVHVTYTHRRTRIRHFVLDPAALPRYPMPGIEWPSEAPVLSPE; this is encoded by the coding sequence ATGAGCCCGCGACAACGGACAGGCGCCGTGGCCGCAGCGCTTGCCGCAATGCTCACGGCACCGGCGGCAGCCGAGAATGGCGTCGTGCTGGCCGAGTTCATCTTCAACGATGCGCCGCATCCGGAATGCCACGCCTCGACGATCGCCGAGACGGCGTCTGGCGCTCTGGTCGCTGCCTGGTTCGGCGGGACCGCCGAGCGGAACGCGGATGTCGGCATCTGGTTCAGCGGGCACGGCGTCGACGGCTGGACGGCCCCTGTCGAAGTGGCCAACGGCGTTCAGGCGGACGGCGTTCGCTACCCGACCTGGAACCCGGTGCTCTACCAGTCGCCCCGGAACGGCGTACCCCTGCTGCTCTTCTTCAAGGTGGGGCCGAGTCCGCCGGAGTGGTGGGGCATGGTCATGGAGTCGGACGACGATGGCCGCACCTGGAGCGAGCCGCGGCGGCTTCCGGACGGCATCCTGGGTCCGATCAAGAACAAGCCGATCACCCTAGCCGACGGCTCGCTGCTGGCGGGTTCGAGTATCGAGGATGCGCCGGACCCTCCAGCCTGGCGGGCTCACTTCGAGCGGTCGACCGACCTCGGACGGAACTGGACCCGTACGGACCGGTTGGCCGGCAAGACGGCGACCGGCGAGGACTTCTGGATCATCCAGCCGACGATCTTCACCCTCGGTGGCGGCGAGCTCCTGGCGATGTTCCGCTCCAAGCAGAGCCGCATCGCCGCTTCCCGTTCCGCTGACGACGGTAGGACGTGGGGGCCGATCTATGCCACCGGTCTGCTCAACCCCGACGCCGGTGTCGACGGTCTGACCCTGGCGGACGGCAGGCATCTGCTCGTCTACAACCACAAGGTGCGGATAGACGGCGCCTGGGCCGGTTCCCGCTCGCGCCTGAACGTCGCGTTGTCGGACGATGGAGACACCTGGGACGCGGCGCTGATGCTGGAGGACCAGGACGGCGAGTACTCCTATCCGGCGGTGATCCAGACTGGCGACGGCCAAGTCCATGTGACCTACACGCACCGGCGCACTCGCATCCGGCACTTCGTGCTCGATCCCGCGGCGCTTCCTAGGTACCCCATGCCGGGCATCGAGTGGCCGAGCGAAGCGCCGGTCCTGTCTCCCGAGTGA
- a CDS encoding dihydrofolate reductase family protein, with amino-acid sequence MRRVRYCVAMSLDGYIAGPNGEADWIVIDPDYDFAELYGEFDTYLIGRKTFESTGGQDQGSMPGARTYVFSRTLKQSDYRNLTIVGDDWKEVVKSLREEDSKKDIWLFGGGSLFRSLAEAGLVDTVEVAVIPTILGGGVPLIAEPVPRIKLELEAQNVYKETGTVDLVYSVERA; translated from the coding sequence ATGAGGAGAGTTCGCTACTGCGTCGCCATGAGCCTGGACGGCTACATCGCCGGCCCCAACGGCGAAGCGGACTGGATCGTCATCGATCCCGACTACGACTTCGCCGAACTGTACGGCGAGTTCGACACCTACCTGATCGGCCGGAAGACCTTCGAGAGCACCGGGGGCCAGGACCAGGGCTCGATGCCCGGCGCGCGGACCTACGTGTTCTCGCGGACCCTGAAGCAGAGCGACTACAGGAACCTCACGATCGTCGGCGACGACTGGAAGGAGGTCGTCAAGTCCCTGCGCGAGGAGGACAGCAAGAAGGACATCTGGCTGTTCGGCGGTGGGTCGCTGTTCCGCAGCCTCGCCGAGGCGGGCCTCGTCGACACGGTGGAGGTCGCGGTGATTCCAACGATTCTCGGCGGTGGAGTTCCGCTGATCGCCGAGCCGGTGCCGCGGATCAAGCTCGAACTAGAGGCACAGAACGTCTACAAGGAGACGGGGACGGTCGATCTGGTCTACTCCGTGGAGCGGGCCTAG
- a CDS encoding GNAT family N-acetyltransferase, which yields MVGARLRTLRAGEIEALLDLLDGWPFPDGQRGWDFFRRYVELDPAFEPRNVWVAERGGELVSSVQIFPRRVRIGGQVLPMGGIGSVFTRPDSRRQGVAGALLERAIEAMRDRGMVLSYLYAERLKWYGQYGYRPWSRGLRTLHWPVKVEAPPTTVRPYDAERDRGELERLWRLYAEVADDSPLDGIVDRGSAEDWQGSFRLAGTPEEDIWIADRGSHRAAYLRVADFDGLLRVLEWGREADAALALCELLAAAMTGRKVESIRMPLIRDEALEGLLAAAGARTDTRLAWNEVPPDARPPATWMVRSLDDDALAARLDTANAGDLLARFLPPERFAFWEADRF from the coding sequence ATGGTGGGCGCGCGACTTCGAACCCTCCGCGCCGGCGAGATCGAGGCTCTGCTCGACCTGCTGGACGGCTGGCCGTTTCCGGACGGCCAGCGGGGTTGGGACTTCTTCCGGCGCTACGTGGAGCTCGATCCGGCGTTCGAGCCGCGGAACGTGTGGGTGGCGGAGCGGGGCGGCGAGCTGGTTTCGTCCGTTCAAATCTTCCCCCGACGGGTGCGGATCGGGGGCCAGGTTCTGCCCATGGGTGGAATCGGCAGTGTGTTCACGCGGCCCGACTCGCGGCGACAGGGAGTAGCAGGCGCCCTGCTGGAACGGGCGATCGAGGCGATGCGGGACCGCGGCATGGTGCTGTCCTATCTCTACGCCGAACGGCTCAAGTGGTACGGGCAGTACGGCTACCGGCCGTGGTCGAGAGGTCTACGAACGCTACATTGGCCGGTGAAGGTGGAAGCTCCTCCGACGACCGTCCGCCCCTACGATGCCGAGCGTGACCGAGGCGAGCTTGAGAGACTCTGGCGCCTCTACGCTGAAGTAGCCGACGATTCGCCGCTGGACGGCATCGTCGACCGCGGCTCCGCGGAGGATTGGCAGGGCAGCTTCCGGCTTGCCGGCACTCCAGAGGAGGACATCTGGATCGCGGACCGCGGATCTCACCGAGCGGCCTACCTGCGCGTCGCCGACTTTGACGGCCTGCTCCGGGTACTGGAGTGGGGCCGAGAGGCCGATGCGGCCCTTGCCTTGTGCGAGCTGCTGGCCGCGGCGATGACCGGGCGTAAGGTCGAGTCGATCCGGATGCCCCTGATCCGGGACGAAGCTCTGGAAGGCTTGCTGGCGGCCGCCGGCGCCCGGACCGACACCCGGCTGGCATGGAACGAAGTACCGCCCGACGCGAGGCCTCCAGCCACCTGGATGGTCCGTAGCCTGGACGATGATGCACTCGCCGCGCGGCTGGACACGGCGAACGCTGGCGATCTCCTGGCCCGCTTCCTGCCGCCTGAGCGGTTCGCCTTCTGGGAGGCAGATCGCTTCTAG
- a CDS encoding type II toxin-antitoxin system prevent-host-death family antitoxin codes for MKVNMHEAKSQLSRLGKLAWEGEEVVIAKAGEPYLRLEPYREKKLEPRKPGGLEGKIWMAPDFDEPDEELFEELMNSKIFPDET; via the coding sequence ATGAAGGTGAACATGCACGAAGCGAAATCACAACTCTCGCGTCTGGGCAAGCTGGCCTGGGAAGGCGAGGAGGTCGTCATTGCCAAGGCGGGAGAGCCGTACCTGCGGCTCGAGCCTTACCGCGAGAAGAAGCTGGAACCCCGCAAGCCGGGCGGTCTGGAAGGGAAGATCTGGATGGCGCCGGACTTCGACGAGCCGGACGAGGAACTGTTCGAGGAACTCATGAACTCGAAGATCTTCCCGGACGAAACCTGA
- a CDS encoding type II toxin-antitoxin system VapC family toxin yields the protein MERLLLDTHAFLWWISDESMLRRGAHAAIAEPRNEIFVSAVTAWEVTVKRLKGKMEAPDNLAAMVDEKGLSHLPLTFHHAELAARLPRHHKDPFDRFLIAQAQAEGLTVVTRDTHFPLYGVRTIRA from the coding sequence GTGGAGCGTCTGCTGCTCGATACGCATGCGTTCCTGTGGTGGATCTCGGACGAGTCGATGCTCCGGAGGGGCGCCCACGCAGCGATAGCCGAACCTCGCAACGAGATCTTCGTCAGCGCCGTCACGGCATGGGAAGTCACGGTCAAGCGGCTGAAAGGGAAGATGGAGGCCCCGGACAACCTCGCCGCGATGGTCGACGAAAAGGGACTCTCCCATCTGCCGCTGACCTTCCATCACGCGGAGCTGGCCGCACGGTTGCCCCGGCATCACAAGGACCCCTTCGACCGGTTCCTGATCGCCCAGGCTCAGGCCGAGGGACTCACGGTTGTCACACGCGACACGCACTTCCCGCTGTACGGAGTACGGACCATTCGCGCCTGA
- a CDS encoding sugar phosphate isomerase/epimerase: protein MRAPEPGGPLVALQLYTLRRQAREDLETALDQAAEAGYRQVEWFGGLWGRTTRELNELFAERGLTLAAAHVPLAELEEEAAAVMETYRELHCEVLVCPWLDEAQRGDGSRAHYLELGRRLDLLSYRFRAGGFRFAYHNHEFELLPFDDGRPDRLGRDGLHTLVSRRSHDGWGLELDTYWAAFAGSDPVALIRELGDRVQLLHLKDGLLPGRPEERTAGQATSERWFRPLGEGNVDIAGCVEAALECGVRLFVVEQDETAEAGGAPERDIEVSLRYLRTATAIGAATLEADAR, encoded by the coding sequence GTGAGGGCCCCCGAACCGGGTGGACCGCTCGTTGCACTCCAGCTCTACACGCTCCGGCGGCAGGCGCGGGAAGACCTCGAGACCGCTCTGGATCAGGCAGCCGAAGCCGGTTACCGACAGGTCGAGTGGTTCGGCGGGCTCTGGGGCCGCACGACCCGTGAACTGAACGAACTCTTCGCCGAGCGAGGCCTGACCCTGGCGGCCGCCCATGTACCGCTGGCCGAACTCGAGGAGGAGGCCGCCGCGGTGATGGAGACCTACCGCGAACTCCACTGCGAGGTGCTCGTCTGTCCATGGCTTGACGAAGCCCAGCGCGGAGACGGGAGCCGCGCGCACTACCTGGAACTCGGCCGCCGCCTGGACCTGCTGAGCTACCGGTTCCGTGCCGGCGGTTTCCGTTTCGCGTACCACAACCACGAGTTCGAACTCCTGCCCTTCGATGACGGCAGGCCGGACCGCCTTGGCCGCGACGGTCTGCACACCCTCGTTTCGCGGCGCTCCCACGACGGATGGGGTCTGGAGCTGGACACCTACTGGGCCGCCTTCGCCGGCTCGGACCCGGTGGCTCTGATCAGGGAACTCGGCGATCGGGTGCAACTCCTCCACCTGAAGGACGGCCTGCTCCCCGGACGACCCGAGGAGCGGACGGCCGGACAGGCAACGTCCGAGCGCTGGTTCCGGCCGCTGGGCGAAGGCAACGTCGACATCGCCGGTTGCGTCGAGGCGGCGCTTGAGTGCGGCGTGCGCCTGTTCGTCGTCGAGCAGGACGAGACCGCGGAAGCCGGCGGAGCACCAGAGCGCGACATCGAGGTGAGTCTCAGGTACCTCCGGACCGCGACCGCAATCGGCGCGGCGACGCTGGAAGCCGACGCGCGATGA
- a CDS encoding sodium/solute symporter (Members of the Solute:Sodium Symporter (SSS), TC 2.A.21 as described in tcdb.org, catalyze solute:Na+ symport. Known solutes for members of the family include sugars, amino acids, nucleosides, inositols, vitamins, urea or anions, depending on the system.), giving the protein MTWGLSGLDTAIVLVYLAGILVIGTTFSRYVKTSGDFLLAGRALPFWAIGMSIVVSDIGATDFIAVAGGTYRYGLAQANFDWLGSMPALLIAAFLIVPFYWRSGVYTVPEFLGRRYGSGVRSFLALAWGVILVLNLGIMIHATALLMRTVLGWDPQLSIWITTAIVGIYTISGGLAAVVMTDVLQLIIMFVGGAALVARALYEVGGLAALRDGVLNQGTQYADHFSLYLPHDTTTPFPWTGIVLGLGIVLSIAYYTGNQTIVQRALGARSEWDAKAGVLLAGFLKLFIPLLVALPGLAAILIVPDLQNADEAVPSLIAQLLPPGLRGLMFAAFLAALMSSVDSHLNSAATLWSRDLLGRLRRRLGRAELGTAAELRFGRILSAVLLLVAAFIAPEIEQRFSNIYNAIQTVFSLIQGPTLAVLLLGILWRGANRYGGAAGLVSGVGLCLLLNSPAMDGLFPSEEPFLFVAWWSFVFTLAVTWLVSRLTPPEPPERLRGLVWGEVRNDEAVQAALRSRVARLQDEGATR; this is encoded by the coding sequence ATGACCTGGGGCCTCTCCGGGCTCGACACCGCGATCGTCCTCGTCTACCTGGCCGGGATCCTGGTCATCGGCACGACCTTCAGCCGCTACGTCAAGACCAGCGGCGACTTCCTCTTGGCCGGCCGCGCCCTGCCGTTCTGGGCGATCGGCATGTCGATCGTCGTCAGCGACATCGGGGCCACGGACTTCATCGCCGTCGCCGGGGGCACCTACCGTTACGGCCTCGCCCAGGCGAACTTCGACTGGCTCGGCTCGATGCCGGCGCTCCTGATCGCCGCGTTCCTGATCGTTCCCTTCTACTGGCGTAGCGGCGTCTACACCGTGCCGGAGTTCCTGGGCCGGCGCTACGGCAGCGGCGTGCGCAGCTTCCTCGCTCTGGCCTGGGGCGTCATCCTGGTGCTGAACCTCGGGATCATGATTCACGCCACGGCGCTGCTCATGCGGACGGTGCTCGGTTGGGATCCACAGCTTTCGATCTGGATCACGACCGCGATCGTCGGCATCTACACGATCAGCGGCGGCCTGGCCGCGGTCGTGATGACCGACGTGCTCCAGCTCATCATCATGTTCGTGGGCGGCGCCGCCCTGGTCGCGCGCGCTCTCTACGAAGTCGGCGGACTGGCGGCCCTTCGGGACGGGGTGCTCAACCAGGGCACCCAGTACGCGGACCACTTCTCGCTCTACCTGCCGCACGACACGACGACTCCCTTCCCCTGGACCGGGATCGTGCTCGGTCTCGGCATCGTCCTCTCCATCGCCTACTACACCGGCAACCAGACGATCGTGCAGAGAGCGCTCGGCGCGCGCAGCGAGTGGGACGCGAAGGCCGGCGTGCTTCTCGCCGGCTTCCTCAAGCTGTTCATCCCGTTGCTCGTCGCCCTGCCGGGACTGGCCGCGATCCTGATCGTCCCCGACCTCCAGAACGCCGACGAGGCGGTGCCGAGCCTCATCGCCCAGTTGCTGCCGCCGGGCCTGCGCGGCCTGATGTTCGCCGCCTTCCTGGCGGCGCTGATGTCGAGTGTCGACTCCCACCTGAACTCGGCGGCGACCCTCTGGAGCCGCGACCTGCTGGGGCGACTCCGGCGGCGCCTGGGCCGGGCGGAGCTCGGTACAGCGGCGGAACTCCGCTTCGGTCGCATCCTGTCCGCTGTACTGCTTCTCGTCGCCGCCTTCATCGCGCCCGAGATCGAGCAACGCTTCAGCAACATCTACAACGCGATCCAGACCGTCTTCTCCCTGATCCAGGGGCCGACGCTGGCCGTGCTCCTGCTCGGCATCCTGTGGCGCGGAGCGAACCGTTACGGCGGCGCTGCGGGTCTGGTCTCGGGCGTCGGGCTATGTCTGCTGCTGAACAGCCCGGCCATGGACGGGCTGTTCCCGTCCGAGGAGCCGTTCCTGTTCGTCGCCTGGTGGTCCTTCGTGTTCACCCTCGCCGTCACCTGGCTCGTCAGCCGGCTGACGCCGCCCGAACCGCCGGAACGCCTGCGCGGTCTGGTCTGGGGCGAGGTGCGGAATGACGAGGCTGTCCAGGCAGCGTTGCGAAGCCGGGTCGCCCGGCTTCAGGACGAGGGTGCGACCCGATGA
- a CDS encoding DUF3667 domain-containing protein produces MAKIPGEDVVIRSVESALEGKAAEIEVCPNCGSDQVDSYCAACGQRAGDLHTSVGQFIRDAMDGLFSFDSRVWRTLIALVFRPGLLTVEYWQGRRVRYVAPLRLYLFVSFFTFLLLAVVARGNIVDTEGDSPGAPVRFSITESEDADEEAGWLVDRVLRPIMEDTEGFEALFVRRLPWMFFALVPLFAALLRLMYRRRERFYVPHLVFALHFHAAAFLVFIAGRAGELLWPPLSSFAFLAILVALFLSLRRAYEEGWFRTTVKEFVLLLVHGFAISMGTLVLMIVTGLSL; encoded by the coding sequence GTGGCGAAGATTCCTGGCGAGGACGTCGTCATCCGGAGCGTCGAGTCGGCGCTGGAGGGGAAGGCAGCTGAGATCGAGGTCTGCCCGAACTGCGGCTCCGACCAGGTCGACAGCTACTGCGCCGCCTGCGGCCAGCGCGCCGGCGACCTGCATACATCGGTGGGGCAGTTCATCCGCGACGCCATGGACGGCCTGTTCTCGTTCGACTCGCGAGTTTGGCGTACGTTGATCGCTCTCGTTTTCCGTCCGGGGTTGCTGACCGTCGAGTACTGGCAGGGGCGGCGTGTCCGCTACGTGGCGCCGCTGCGCCTCTACCTGTTCGTCAGTTTCTTCACCTTCCTTCTGCTCGCGGTTGTGGCCCGAGGCAACATCGTCGACACCGAGGGCGACAGCCCGGGCGCTCCCGTCCGGTTCTCCATCACGGAGTCGGAAGACGCGGATGAGGAAGCCGGATGGCTCGTTGATCGCGTGTTGCGGCCGATCATGGAGGACACGGAGGGCTTCGAGGCCCTCTTCGTGCGGCGGCTGCCTTGGATGTTCTTCGCCCTGGTACCACTCTTCGCTGCTCTCCTGCGGTTGATGTATCGCCGTCGCGAGCGGTTCTATGTTCCGCACCTCGTCTTCGCGCTCCACTTCCACGCCGCCGCCTTCCTTGTGTTCATCGCCGGGAGGGCAGGGGAACTCCTGTGGCCACCGCTGTCCAGCTTCGCTTTCCTCGCGATTCTCGTCGCGCTCTTCCTGTCGCTTCGGCGGGCGTACGAAGAGGGGTGGTTCAGGACCACAGTCAAGGAGTTTGTACTTCTCCTCGTGCACGGGTTCGCCATCTCCATGGGCACCCTTGTCCTGATGATCGTCACAGGGCTTTCGCTGTAA
- a CDS encoding class I adenylate-forming enzyme family protein, protein MNDMRDTKTEPIHGEMTYDESVAHLTAPGADWELVTETVRGVDYQVFKNLPPTLRQVYDQAREDHGDKDFLVFQDTRLTYAEAYERAAAIAHQLIHRYGVKKGDRVAIGMRNFPEWVIAFMAITSSGAISVSLNGWWSGEELEYGFRDSGARLAFFDQQRYERVASKLPGLGVKSIGVRWEEELPEGVDDFEEVWREATGQPMPDIDLGPHDDVTILFTSGTTGFPKGAVSTHRGVLSGIGSWGFYGAQRIAMGLLEEPEENPEFQPSILMPLPLFHVSGSHAGLLASFGVGRKIVMMYKWNPEIGLELIERERVTSFNGVPTMTWEMLQSPSLQERDLRSLIAVSGGGAPIPGGMVDRLQVLMPDKHWSFGWGMTETNAGGAGNTDEGLVEKPDSCGKPCPIVELKIIDDDGNELPSGEQGELIMKSSMNIRGYWNRPEATAETIQDGWLRTGDIAEIDEDGFLYIRDRKKDMVLRGGENIYCAEIERVVYQHPAVYEAAAFGVPDDRLGEELAVVVVPKDGTQLDAADVRVHVGEHLARFKVPRYVWLQDEQLPRGATEKIHKRTLRDQMLREAPEFQ, encoded by the coding sequence ATGAACGACATGCGTGACACGAAGACGGAGCCGATCCACGGCGAGATGACCTACGACGAGTCGGTCGCCCACCTGACCGCCCCGGGCGCGGACTGGGAGCTGGTGACCGAAACGGTGCGCGGCGTCGACTACCAGGTGTTCAAGAACCTGCCCCCGACGCTCCGCCAGGTCTACGACCAGGCGCGCGAGGACCACGGCGACAAGGACTTCCTGGTGTTCCAGGACACCCGGCTGACCTACGCCGAGGCCTACGAGCGAGCAGCCGCCATCGCCCACCAGCTGATCCACCGATACGGCGTGAAGAAGGGCGACCGGGTGGCGATCGGCATGCGGAACTTCCCGGAATGGGTGATCGCCTTCATGGCGATCACGTCGTCCGGCGCGATCTCCGTCTCGCTGAACGGCTGGTGGTCGGGCGAAGAGCTCGAGTACGGCTTCAGGGACTCCGGCGCCAGGCTCGCCTTCTTCGACCAGCAGCGCTACGAACGGGTGGCGAGCAAGCTGCCGGGCCTCGGCGTCAAGAGCATCGGCGTGCGCTGGGAAGAGGAGCTCCCCGAGGGCGTCGACGACTTCGAGGAAGTCTGGCGTGAAGCGACCGGTCAGCCGATGCCCGACATCGACCTGGGCCCCCACGACGACGTGACGATCCTCTTCACTTCCGGTACGACCGGGTTCCCGAAGGGGGCCGTCTCCACCCACCGGGGCGTCCTCAGCGGCATCGGCAGTTGGGGCTTCTACGGCGCCCAGCGGATCGCCATGGGCCTGCTCGAGGAACCGGAGGAGAACCCCGAGTTCCAGCCCTCGATCCTGATGCCTCTGCCCCTGTTCCACGTCAGCGGCAGCCACGCCGGTCTCCTCGCCTCCTTCGGGGTCGGCCGCAAGATCGTGATGATGTACAAGTGGAATCCGGAGATCGGCCTGGAACTGATCGAGCGCGAGCGGGTCACCTCCTTCAACGGCGTGCCGACGATGACCTGGGAGATGCTTCAGTCGCCGTCGCTCCAGGAGCGCGACCTGCGCAGCCTGATCGCCGTCTCCGGCGGCGGCGCGCCGATCCCCGGGGGCATGGTCGACCGGCTGCAGGTCCTGATGCCGGACAAGCACTGGTCCTTCGGCTGGGGGATGACGGAGACGAACGCCGGCGGCGCCGGCAACACGGACGAGGGCCTGGTCGAGAAGCCCGACAGTTGCGGCAAGCCCTGCCCCATCGTCGAGTTGAAGATCATCGACGACGACGGCAACGAACTGCCGTCCGGCGAGCAGGGCGAGCTGATCATGAAGTCGTCGATGAACATCCGCGGCTACTGGAACCGCCCCGAGGCCACGGCCGAGACGATCCAGGACGGCTGGCTGCGCACCGGCGACATCGCCGAGATCGACGAGGACGGCTTCCTCTACATCCGCGACCGCAAGAAGGACATGGTGCTCCGCGGCGGCGAGAACATCTACTGCGCCGAGATCGAGCGGGTCGTCTACCAGCATCCCGCAGTCTACGAGGCCGCAGCCTTCGGCGTCCCCGACGACCGGCTGGGCGAGGAACTCGCCGTGGTCGTCGTGCCCAAGGACGGAACGCAACTCGACGCAGCGGATGTGCGAGTCCACGTCGGCGAGCATCTCGCCCGCTTCAAGGTGCCGCGCTACGTCTGGCTGCAGGACGAGCAGTTGCCCCGCGGCGCCACCGAGAAGATCCACAAGCGGACCCTGCGCGACCAGATGCTGCGCGAGGCTCCGGAGTTTCAGTGA
- a CDS encoding GNAT family N-acetyltransferase: MTADIIRIEPGDPADPAFARLHEALDRELGELYPADSIYSVEPDKLDAPGCCLLLGRTGDGEAVACGALRRLSAERAEIKRMYVVPEYRGKALGRRILEELEARAAAFGYESLRLETGERQPAAIGLYRSFGYAQIPCYNEYAYDPHSLCFEKKLKQV; encoded by the coding sequence GTGACCGCGGACATCATCCGGATCGAACCCGGAGATCCCGCCGACCCGGCCTTCGCCCGCCTGCACGAAGCGCTCGACCGCGAACTCGGCGAGCTCTATCCCGCGGACAGCATCTACAGCGTCGAGCCGGACAAGCTCGACGCCCCTGGCTGCTGCCTGCTCCTCGGCCGCACCGGCGACGGCGAGGCCGTGGCTTGCGGCGCCCTGCGCCGCCTGAGCGCCGAGCGGGCCGAGATCAAGCGGATGTACGTCGTCCCGGAGTACCGTGGGAAGGCGCTCGGACGCCGCATCCTGGAGGAGCTCGAAGCCCGGGCAGCGGCTTTCGGCTACGAGTCGCTGCGCCTCGAGACGGGAGAGCGGCAGCCGGCCGCGATCGGCCTCTACCGCTCCTTCGGCTACGCCCAGATCCCCTGCTACAACGAGTACGCCTACGACCCGCACAGCCTCTGCTTCGAGAAGAAGCTGAAGCAGGTCTAG